A window of Littorina saxatilis isolate snail1 linkage group LG7, US_GU_Lsax_2.0, whole genome shotgun sequence contains these coding sequences:
- the LOC138970167 gene encoding uncharacterized protein: MREPAPTVKASVEPLSLTQRSPMENHPRNPRQYAGQRRQERNVEILEEEEKVVGNEENESEVEDCSHDKSSENDASEHLFPKEKQDLHLERQEEAKAHHDNRQDLQLERQEEAKAHHDNRQDLQLECQEEAKAHHDDRQDLQLERLEEAKAHHDDRQDLQLERQEEAKAHHDDRQDKEVASPSRVQLRLRLSPQGPKSQVTIGTSTGVGRERKRRDMRRESRKGWITPGTGPPL; encoded by the exons ATGCGAGAACCAGCACCCACTGTGAAAGCCTCCGTGGAACCCCTCTCCCTGACGCAGCGGTCCCCTATGGAAAATCATCCACGGAACCCCAGGCAGTACGCTGGACAGCGACGCCAAGAGCGGAACGTGGAAAttttagaagaagaagaaaa GGTCGTTGGAAATGAGGAAAACGAATCGGAGGTGGAAGACTGTTCCCACGACAAATCCTCGGAAAATGATGCCAGCGAACACCTTTTCCCCAAAGAAAAACAGGATCTCCACTTAGAACGTCAGGAAGAGGCTAAGGCCCACCATGACAACAGGCAGGATCTCCAGTTAGAACGTCAGGAAGAGGCTAAGGCCCACCATGACAACAGGCAGGATCTCCAGTTAGAATGTCAGGAAGAGGCTAAGGCCCACCATGACGACAGGCAGGATCTCCAGTTAGAACGTCTGGAAGAGGCTAAGGCCCACCATGACGACAGGCAGGATCTCCAATTAGAACGTCAGGAAGAGGCTAAGGCCCACCATGACGACAGGCAGGATAAAGAGGTAGCTAGCCCTTCCAGAGTACAGCTCCGGCTCCGGCTCTCCCCACAAGGACCCAAGTCTCAAGTCACAATAGGCACGAGTACCGGTGTAGGCCGGGAGCGCAAGCGGCGGGACATGCGGAGGGAGAGCCGCAAGGGATGGATTACCCCTGGGACTGGACCCCCTCTGTGA
- the LOC138971056 gene encoding carbohydrate sulfotransferase 14-like, whose product MSFCALPKTGTTFWKWILYYVDKNMTGPLLSHDYGDIHKLTRYMEKADRLPPSDGFKNIVFVREPYARLFSAYVDKLFTPRWENWQRLAQPAMAYARPGASFINRRCSHNVTFSEFVRFFIHGEMDRDARVKRDEHFVPISHQCNFCGVEYDFIGRQERFAEDTLGILRQLNRSDILTFSALDEHYEVYFMDALIKYTFEHELKKISATFRCMSAEEILRRLWKAVQIRGTLSAEEFFPLARSDIKGMTLEGFLLMAHLAYNRSASDKDRQHNTAQALFEAYSTVPLHDRQLLRQIFDEDFKFFGYEPNHPLVFPPEDEFDLPYYRYFDIYDSFLYTSIV is encoded by the exons ATGTCTTTCTGCGCACTGCCCAAGACAGGCACGACCTTCTGGAAATGGATCCTGTATTACGTGGATAAGAACATGACGGGGCCGCTGCTGTCGCACGATTATGGTGACATACACAAGCTCACCAGATACATGGAGAAAGCTGACAG GTTACCGCCAAGTGACGGGTTCAAGAACATCGTGTTCGTGCGCGAGCCCTACGCGCGCCTCTTCTCCGCCTACGTGGACAAGCTCTTCACGCCTCGCTGGGAGAACTGGCAGCGTCTGGCCCAGCCCGCCATGGCCTACGCTCGTCCCGGAGCATCCTTCATCAACAGGAGGTGCTCGCACAACGTCACCTTCTCCGAGTTCGTCCGCTTCTTTATCCACGGTGAGATGGACCGCGACGCTCGGGTGAAGCGAGACGAACATTTCGTGCCCATCTCTCACCAATGCAACTTCTGCGGCGTCGAGTACGACTTCATTGGGCGGCAGGAGAGATTCGCTGAGGACACCTTGGGAATTCTTCGGCAGCTGAACCGTTCGGACATCTTGACTTTCTCTGCCTTGGACGAGCACTACGAGGTGTACTTCATGGACGCGCTGATCAAGTACACCTTTGAGCACGAGCTGAAGAAGATCAGCGCCACGTTCCGCTGCATGTCCGCCGAGGAGATCCTCAGACGCTTGTGGAAGGCCGTTCAGATCCGCGGCACGCTAAGCGCGGAGGAGTTCTTTCCCTTGGCTCGCAGCGACATCAAGGGAATGACCTTAGAAGGGTTTTTGCTGATGGCTCACCTCGCCTACAATCGTTCTGCTAGCGACAAGGACAGACAACACAACACGGCGCAAGCCCTGTTTGAGGCCTACAGTACTGTCCCTTTACACGATCGGCAGCTGCTGAGGCAGATTTTTGATGAGGATTTTAAGTTTTTCGGCTACGAGCCCAACCACCCCTTGGTGTTCCCGCCCGAGGATGAGTTCGACTTGCCGTACTATAGATATTTTGATATTTATGATTCCTTCTTGTACACTAGTATTGTGTGA